Proteins from a genomic interval of Oceanispirochaeta crateris:
- the ilvY gene encoding HTH-type transcriptional activator IlvY — MDIRELQLFLKLSETLHYTKTSHLMAISPSALSRTIQRIEDHVGQKLFFRDNRGVVLTPAGSRFREYALTVLENWQVLQDDLTEESRDIKGDLVVYSSVTGCYTILPELLEKCRQLFPGIHINLKTGSAADAVAVVLSGMADLSVAAEPDSLPENLVFLNVTSTPLQLIAPAMECHLTDRMNTGGMAWYEMPLILPEKGLARKRLDRFFRARHIQPDVYAEVDGNEAIIALVSLGFGLGIVPSLVRENSLIQEKIKVLPDVPDLDPYNVGICVNRRKSQTPVLQAFTSLIPKLDGETAYLAGTQEGS, encoded by the coding sequence ATGGATATACGTGAACTTCAGCTTTTTTTGAAACTTTCTGAAACTCTTCATTATACCAAAACAAGCCATTTGATGGCCATAAGCCCCTCCGCTCTCAGTAGAACGATCCAGCGGATAGAAGATCATGTGGGTCAAAAGCTGTTTTTTCGGGATAATCGGGGAGTTGTTTTGACTCCTGCAGGAAGCCGGTTTCGGGAGTATGCCCTTACGGTGCTTGAAAATTGGCAGGTATTGCAGGATGATCTGACCGAAGAGAGCCGGGATATCAAGGGAGATCTTGTTGTGTACAGTTCCGTCACCGGCTGTTATACAATTCTGCCGGAACTTCTGGAAAAATGCCGCCAGTTGTTTCCGGGAATCCACATCAATTTGAAAACTGGTTCTGCTGCGGATGCGGTGGCTGTTGTTCTCAGTGGGATGGCCGATTTATCCGTGGCGGCCGAACCCGACTCTCTGCCCGAAAATCTGGTGTTCCTGAATGTGACAAGCACCCCCTTGCAACTCATTGCTCCGGCCATGGAGTGTCATCTCACAGACCGGATGAATACGGGAGGAATGGCCTGGTATGAAATGCCCCTCATCCTCCCCGAAAAGGGTCTGGCTCGCAAGAGGTTAGATCGATTTTTCAGAGCCCGCCACATACAGCCTGATGTATATGCAGAGGTGGACGGGAATGAAGCCATTATTGCCTTAGTCAGTCTGGGATTCGGTTTGGGGATCGTACCTTCCCTCGTCCGTGAGAACAGCCTGATCCAGGAAAAAATCAAGGTCCTGCCGGATGTCCCGGATTTGGATCCCTACAATGTGGGTATTTGCGTCAACCGGCGGAAGAGCCAGACTCCTGTTCTGCAGGCTTTTACATCTCTTATTCCAAAATTAGACGGAGAGACTGCCTACCTCGCCGGAACTCAGGAAGGATCATAA
- a CDS encoding NAD(P)H-dependent glycerol-3-phosphate dehydrogenase: MSEKKIGIIGAGAFGTAIAKIMGQKNLDTTIWSFTEKGAQDINERRENCEFLPGVTIPPSIRATTDIIEAATGKDYLFLATPSLFLVDTIKKILTVPNILEGETMIATITKGFVHGKNGPQFILETLENYLPGFYKGNLVYISGPSHAEEIGAGKITGLISASSNPRNSIEFRELMSSANTRLFSSLDVVGVQTCAAVKNVVAIAFGILDALKETTAIVGDNTESFLFAAGLNEIQLLGKSLGSTHPETFTSIAGVGDLDVTCRSPFGRNRRFGRDIILKRIHEQYEGIDDLIDHIADIGYLPEGAVAARYAVLLGEKHNLKLPIIQLVYDILNRKIKPENAIDLFLN, translated from the coding sequence ATGAGTGAAAAAAAAATCGGCATCATCGGGGCAGGCGCCTTCGGAACAGCCATAGCTAAAATCATGGGACAGAAAAATCTGGATACCACTATCTGGAGTTTCACCGAAAAAGGCGCCCAGGACATCAATGAAAGAAGAGAAAACTGTGAGTTCCTACCAGGAGTCACAATTCCTCCGTCCATAAGAGCAACCACAGATATCATTGAAGCGGCCACAGGAAAGGACTATTTATTTCTGGCAACCCCCTCTCTCTTCCTCGTAGATACGATCAAAAAGATACTGACCGTACCCAACATTCTGGAAGGAGAGACCATGATTGCCACCATAACCAAGGGTTTTGTTCACGGCAAGAATGGGCCCCAGTTTATCCTGGAAACACTTGAAAATTATCTCCCTGGTTTTTACAAGGGGAACCTGGTCTATATCTCCGGGCCCAGCCATGCCGAAGAGATTGGTGCTGGTAAAATCACCGGATTGATCAGTGCCTCCTCCAACCCCCGGAATTCCATTGAATTTAGAGAGTTGATGAGCTCTGCCAATACCCGCCTGTTCTCATCACTGGATGTAGTGGGAGTCCAGACATGTGCCGCCGTAAAGAATGTGGTGGCCATTGCCTTTGGTATTCTAGATGCCTTGAAAGAAACAACCGCCATTGTGGGAGACAATACGGAATCCTTTCTGTTTGCCGCCGGACTGAATGAGATTCAGCTTTTGGGAAAGAGTCTGGGATCCACTCATCCCGAAACATTCACATCCATTGCCGGAGTAGGAGACCTGGACGTAACCTGCCGATCTCCCTTTGGCAGAAACAGACGGTTCGGAAGAGATATCATCCTAAAGAGGATTCATGAACAATATGAGGGAATTGATGATCTCATTGATCATATCGCTGATATTGGCTATCTCCCCGAGGGAGCTGTTGCGGCCCGTTATGCCGTACTTCTGGGCGAAAAACACAACCTGAAGCTACCGATCATCCAACTCGTCTATGACATACTGAACCGGAAGATTAAACCTGAAAATGCTATAGACCTCTTTTTAAACTAA
- a CDS encoding lysophospholipid acyltransferase family protein → MTRINMFNRSLYAFLKVTVGPWFRIFYPVKVINPEILKTMKGPFLILPNHIMKWDAVLLSLLFPEPLSSMASESHFRNPFVGYFFSLIGVFPKAKAKSDLGAIRHMMDLKSRNRVICVFPEGQLSWDGGGMPLFYSTAKLIKLLKIPVYVPIFTGGSAVFPRWGKSKRKGTMELTIHTLFADGREIRSLSSDEIFEKMSQIINYKDMDNSIIEKNWHYESSDRAEYLEAILYICPQCRSIASLRSHGNSISCQHCGLKVSLDDQYRFQSESEKEFPLKTPLEWNLWQEKTLPEMLTDYSQKERETPFMEDRDILIKTGHRMSPLRVWSRKGKLSLFKDYVKLQAEKGEVRLIPFDEMNGVHVMTRQKLEFYHDKQLFVFFFPDPRTSGYKWLCSLRKLGIPSTYAWHGEEVEKI, encoded by the coding sequence GTGACTCGAATTAACATGTTCAATAGATCTCTCTATGCTTTTCTAAAAGTGACTGTGGGCCCCTGGTTCCGTATATTTTATCCTGTAAAAGTGATAAATCCAGAGATTCTAAAAACCATGAAAGGGCCGTTTCTGATCCTTCCCAACCATATTATGAAATGGGACGCCGTACTCCTGAGCCTCCTGTTCCCGGAACCTCTGAGCAGCATGGCCTCTGAATCCCATTTTAGAAATCCCTTCGTAGGATACTTCTTCTCCTTGATTGGGGTTTTCCCTAAAGCCAAGGCCAAAAGCGACTTGGGAGCCATCCGACACATGATGGATCTCAAATCCAGAAACAGGGTGATCTGTGTATTTCCGGAAGGCCAATTGAGCTGGGATGGAGGGGGTATGCCCCTATTCTACTCCACGGCCAAACTCATCAAACTCCTGAAAATTCCCGTGTATGTCCCCATTTTCACAGGAGGAAGCGCTGTCTTTCCCCGATGGGGAAAGTCCAAACGCAAGGGAACGATGGAGCTGACAATACACACCCTGTTTGCCGACGGCAGAGAAATCCGGAGTTTAAGCAGTGATGAGATTTTTGAAAAGATGAGCCAGATCATCAACTATAAAGACATGGACAATTCGATTATAGAAAAAAACTGGCACTATGAATCCTCCGATCGAGCAGAATACCTTGAAGCCATCCTCTACATTTGCCCCCAATGCCGGAGCATTGCCTCCCTCCGCTCCCATGGCAACAGCATTTCCTGTCAACACTGCGGCTTAAAAGTATCACTGGATGACCAATACCGATTTCAAAGTGAATCCGAAAAAGAATTTCCTCTGAAGACTCCTCTGGAATGGAATCTGTGGCAGGAAAAAACCCTCCCGGAGATGCTTACAGACTACAGCCAGAAAGAAAGGGAAACCCCTTTTATGGAGGACCGGGACATACTGATCAAAACAGGGCATAGAATGAGCCCTTTAAGAGTCTGGTCCCGCAAGGGAAAACTATCCTTGTTTAAGGATTATGTGAAACTCCAAGCGGAAAAGGGAGAAGTCCGACTCATTCCCTTCGATGAGATGAACGGTGTCCATGTAATGACCAGACAAAAGCTTGAGTTTTATCATGACAAACAACTGTTTGTCTTTTTCTTCCCAGATCCGAGGACTTCCGGATACAAATGGTTGTGTTCATTGAGAAAGCTGGGCATCCCGTCAACCTATGCTTGGCACGGTGAAGAGGTGGAGAAGATTTAA
- a CDS encoding RNB domain-containing ribonuclease, translated as MKKDSLVLYKQVPARVRELLSDKIIILLPDGKEKKVRSKDIQLLHPGPISSLPDGAAPDGQIEEAWELLQGESPSLQELAELAFGEYSPQTAWSAFLLLNRTPWFRGSMEEIIVRTPEEVEAIQKEESEKKAADLRWASFIESLKKGIIADDDRGFLTDLEQYCLQKSKKSRILQNLGKQQSPENAHRLLLQLNIWNLRRNPWPERNQIPLTTPSFALEEGPEVERLDLTHMDAFAIDDVGNQDPDDALSFHDGMLWVHIADSSSLIPAGTEADREARGRAANLYLPETTIPMLPPEATARLGLGLQEISPALSFGYTLDKEYNVTDCRISFSRVRVTRMSYGEAEEKLEEEPFSSIMKVAKRFNSWRKENGALFLQLPEVKIRVGEEGSGEIMISALEEYQSRDMVAEMMMLTGFHTARYARDKGIPIPYVIQPAPEGDLPETSPDDPASMVQLRRFMKRSQTTTSGGPHSGMGLPVYTRATSPLRRYSDLMVQQQLRLHMAGLPLLSEEDILEGTASCESVTGRVTGSERSSNLHWKLVYLAEHPDWEGEGILVGRSDKQMVLQIPSLALETRIALKEKLPLNSRLTVALERVDVPEQQVQFRVRD; from the coding sequence ATGAAAAAAGATTCTCTAGTCCTTTACAAGCAGGTTCCTGCCCGTGTTCGTGAGCTCCTGTCTGATAAAATAATCATCCTCCTTCCTGACGGGAAAGAAAAAAAAGTCCGTAGCAAAGATATTCAACTCCTTCATCCCGGTCCCATCTCATCCCTTCCTGATGGAGCCGCTCCTGACGGGCAGATCGAAGAGGCCTGGGAATTGTTGCAGGGAGAATCTCCCAGTCTCCAGGAACTGGCAGAGCTTGCCTTTGGTGAGTACAGTCCGCAAACGGCCTGGAGTGCTTTTCTTCTCTTGAACAGAACACCCTGGTTCCGGGGAAGTATGGAGGAGATTATTGTCAGAACTCCCGAGGAAGTGGAAGCCATCCAAAAAGAGGAAAGCGAAAAAAAAGCGGCCGATCTTCGCTGGGCTTCCTTCATTGAATCCCTTAAAAAAGGAATTATTGCCGATGATGACAGAGGATTCCTTACCGATTTGGAACAGTACTGTCTTCAAAAAAGCAAAAAATCCAGGATTCTACAGAATCTTGGAAAGCAGCAGTCTCCTGAGAATGCCCATAGGCTTCTTCTTCAGTTGAATATTTGGAATCTGCGGAGAAATCCCTGGCCGGAACGCAACCAGATCCCCCTGACAACTCCTTCCTTTGCTCTGGAGGAAGGACCAGAGGTGGAGCGTCTTGACTTGACCCACATGGATGCCTTTGCCATAGATGATGTTGGGAATCAGGACCCTGACGATGCCTTGAGTTTTCATGATGGCATGCTCTGGGTCCATATTGCGGATTCTTCCTCCCTGATTCCTGCCGGGACCGAGGCGGATAGAGAAGCCCGTGGGAGGGCTGCTAATCTGTACCTTCCTGAAACGACTATTCCCATGCTGCCTCCTGAGGCAACGGCGAGGCTGGGGCTGGGATTACAGGAAATCTCTCCGGCTCTCAGCTTCGGTTACACCCTGGATAAGGAATACAACGTCACCGATTGCCGTATCAGCTTTTCAAGAGTCCGAGTTACTCGTATGAGCTACGGTGAAGCAGAAGAAAAATTGGAGGAAGAACCCTTTTCCAGTATTATGAAGGTGGCAAAAAGGTTCAACAGCTGGCGCAAAGAGAACGGTGCCCTGTTTCTCCAGCTGCCTGAAGTGAAAATCAGGGTAGGAGAAGAAGGTTCTGGTGAGATTATGATTTCCGCTTTAGAAGAGTATCAGAGCCGGGACATGGTGGCAGAGATGATGATGCTGACGGGCTTTCATACGGCTAGGTATGCCCGGGATAAGGGAATCCCCATTCCCTATGTTATTCAGCCCGCACCTGAGGGGGATCTCCCCGAAACATCTCCTGATGACCCTGCTTCCATGGTGCAGTTGAGGCGATTCATGAAAAGGAGCCAAACGACAACTTCAGGTGGCCCTCACAGCGGGATGGGTTTGCCCGTCTATACAAGAGCGACAAGCCCACTGAGGCGGTATTCCGATCTTATGGTTCAGCAGCAGCTGCGTCTGCATATGGCAGGTTTGCCCCTCTTGAGTGAAGAGGATATTCTGGAGGGAACCGCGTCTTGTGAATCGGTGACCGGCCGGGTCACAGGAAGTGAACGTTCTTCCAATCTCCACTGGAAACTTGTTTATCTGGCGGAGCATCCTGACTGGGAAGGTGAAGGCATTTTGGTGGGGCGTTCTGACAAACAGATGGTCCTGCAAATTCCCTCTCTGGCCCTGGAAACCCGTATCGCCCTAAAAGAAAAACTGCCTCTTAACAGTCGTTTGACCGTCGCTCTTGAGAGAGTGGATGTTCCCGAACAGCAGGTGCAGTTCCGGGTCAGGGATTGA
- a CDS encoding ATP-binding protein, with the protein MQQEPLNELERRRLQRQMFALEDEKEAVEARYKYLLQQARVGLFSLYVGDCSLRDANSEMVRIFLCDDLEDLIRHLTPQSERDIHFIDPRHFADLVEGEAVSFSLHSIRKNGESFWARVILQAIENKEILEGVITDISDQVNADVELRKAIVQAEQARKEAEEANKAKSRFLANISHEIRTPLNGIIGFTEIIMASINSPEGQLYARKILDESENLMTLINQLLDISKIEAHQLELNNSVFNLRILLEETISFIQLRVRNKGLSLSVEFDEAIPECIHSDSYRLRQVLLNLLSNAVKFTSRGGIKLKVFLQEVSGDEQVLRFEVHDTGIGISSDMHSKIFESFVQADSSISRKYGGTGLGISISQELVNIMDGKIWFESTPGTGSVFLFTIRCRRADSNDPVESLKENIPPFVRTSLSGLRILIVEDYPTNREIAQHHLHSVGCEVTLASNGINALRKVRNVDFDMILMDVHMPEMDGMEATRKIRSFSKYRDIPIIGMTANVLSSNLENCKKSGMNDILVKPLRKKEMLETLEFWYTHGGTKAQSTVGDRSISASPDDFDDLPLDYSGFLEEMDGNKTAVRDIILGFMDSLSVQMDLILRGIERKDLVLVHREAHSIKGGALNLGAEDLVSRAYALEQAAAEEYLEIIPHLYQNLQVSVGDILACRDRISLIG; encoded by the coding sequence ATGCAACAAGAACCCCTGAATGAGCTTGAGCGCAGACGTCTTCAGAGACAGATGTTTGCATTGGAAGATGAGAAAGAAGCCGTTGAAGCCCGGTATAAATACCTGCTGCAGCAGGCTCGGGTCGGTTTGTTTTCCCTATATGTAGGAGACTGTAGCCTAAGAGATGCCAATTCCGAGATGGTCCGCATCTTTTTGTGCGATGACCTTGAAGATCTGATCCGCCACCTGACTCCCCAATCGGAAAGAGACATCCATTTTATCGATCCCCGGCACTTTGCCGACCTGGTGGAAGGAGAAGCGGTTTCTTTTTCTCTTCATTCAATCAGGAAGAATGGAGAATCCTTCTGGGCAAGGGTTATTCTTCAGGCCATAGAAAACAAGGAAATCCTGGAAGGGGTCATAACGGATATTTCAGATCAGGTGAATGCCGATGTGGAGTTACGGAAGGCCATCGTCCAGGCCGAACAGGCTCGGAAGGAAGCGGAAGAGGCCAATAAGGCCAAAAGCCGGTTTCTGGCCAACATTTCGCATGAAATAAGGACTCCTTTGAATGGAATCATAGGTTTTACTGAAATCATCATGGCTTCCATTAATTCCCCCGAGGGGCAGCTGTATGCCAGAAAAATACTGGATGAGTCTGAGAACCTCATGACATTGATCAATCAACTCCTCGATATTTCAAAAATTGAAGCCCATCAATTGGAATTGAACAATAGTGTTTTTAATTTGAGAATCCTTCTGGAAGAGACCATCAGTTTTATCCAGTTGAGGGTCCGCAACAAAGGGCTCTCTCTCTCCGTCGAATTCGATGAAGCCATTCCTGAATGTATCCACAGCGATTCATACAGGTTGAGGCAGGTCCTTTTGAATCTCCTTTCCAATGCGGTGAAGTTTACCTCCCGGGGGGGGATCAAGCTCAAGGTCTTTCTTCAGGAAGTTTCGGGAGATGAACAGGTGCTGCGCTTTGAGGTTCATGATACGGGAATTGGTATTTCCAGCGATATGCACAGTAAAATATTTGAAAGTTTTGTTCAGGCAGATAGCTCTATCTCCAGAAAATACGGCGGAACCGGGCTGGGTATTTCCATTTCACAGGAACTGGTGAATATTATGGATGGTAAGATCTGGTTTGAGAGCACACCGGGAACAGGGTCTGTTTTTCTCTTTACGATCCGCTGCCGCAGAGCAGATTCCAATGATCCCGTTGAATCTCTGAAAGAAAATATTCCTCCCTTTGTGAGGACCTCTCTCTCGGGCCTCCGTATTCTCATTGTCGAAGACTATCCAACCAACCGGGAGATCGCACAACATCACCTTCATAGTGTCGGATGCGAAGTAACTCTGGCTTCGAACGGAATCAACGCCTTGAGGAAAGTACGGAATGTGGATTTTGATATGATCCTGATGGATGTTCATATGCCCGAGATGGACGGGATGGAAGCCACCCGTAAGATCAGAAGTTTTTCAAAATACAGAGACATTCCCATCATTGGCATGACCGCCAATGTTCTGTCTTCCAATCTGGAAAATTGTAAGAAATCTGGCATGAACGATATTCTGGTTAAACCGCTGAGGAAAAAAGAGATGCTGGAGACCCTGGAGTTTTGGTATACCCATGGCGGGACAAAGGCACAGTCCACGGTGGGGGATCGGTCTATTTCCGCTTCTCCCGATGATTTTGATGATCTGCCGCTGGATTATTCAGGATTTCTGGAGGAAATGGACGGGAATAAAACGGCGGTTCGAGATATCATTCTGGGGTTTATGGACAGCCTCTCTGTCCAGATGGATCTTATTCTCAGGGGAATTGAACGTAAGGATCTGGTCCTTGTTCACAGAGAAGCTCATTCCATTAAGGGGGGAGCCTTGAATCTGGGAGCGGAGGATCTTGTCTCCAGGGCTTACGCCCTGGAACAGGCCGCTGCAGAGGAGTATTTGGAAATCATTCCCCATCTCTACCAGAACCTCCAGGTCAGTGTTGGTGATATCCTTGCTTGTCGTGACAGAATCAGCCTCATCGGTTAA